A portion of the Meriones unguiculatus strain TT.TT164.6M chromosome 14, Bangor_MerUng_6.1, whole genome shotgun sequence genome contains these proteins:
- the Ctxnd1 gene encoding cortexin domain-containing 1 protein: MEEPTPEPVYVDVDKGLTLACFVFLCLFLVVMIIRCAKVIMDPYSAIPTSTWEEQHLDD, encoded by the coding sequence ATGGAGGAACCCACTCCCGAGCCAGTCTATGTGGATGTGGACAAGGGGCTGACCTTGGCTTGCTTCGttttcctctgcctcttcctcgtAGTCATGATCATCCGCTGCGCCAAGGTCATCATGGACCCCTATAGTGCCATCCCCACATCCACCTGGGAGGAGCAGCACCTGGATGACTGA